In one window of Lampris incognitus isolate fLamInc1 chromosome 3, fLamInc1.hap2, whole genome shotgun sequence DNA:
- the apex1 gene encoding DNA-(apurinic or apyrimidinic site) endonuclease, with the protein MKRGKKEGAEAADGDQDNGTAAAKKGKKGKEPEAPIMYEDPPDIMTSKDGQAANMKITSWNVDGLRAWVKKKGLDWVREEAPDVLCLQETKCAEKALPAEITSMEEYPHKYWAGSEEKEGYSGVAMLCKTEPVNITYGIGKEEHDKEGRVITAEFPAFFLVTAYVPNAGRGLVRLDYRKTWDVDFRAYLSELDKRKPLVLCGDLNVAHEEIDLKNSKGNKKNAGFTAEEREGFSQLLAAGFTDSFRHLYPEQANAYTFWTYMMNARAKNVGWRLDYFLLSAGLVPGLCDSKIRNKALGSDHCPVTLHIAV; encoded by the exons ATGAAGAGAGGAAAGAAGGAAGGGGCCGAGGCTGCTGATGGGGACCAGGACAATGGCACtg CTGCTGCGAAGAAAGGGAAGAAGGGGAAAGAACCAGAGGCTCCCATAATGTACGAAGACCCTCCAGATATAATGACCAGCAAAGATGGACAAGCCGCCAACATGAAGATCACGTCCTGGAATGTGGATGGTCTCAGGGCGTGGGTGAAGAAGAAAGGCCTAGAT TGGGTTCGTGAGGAGGCTCCAGATGTTTTGTGCCTGCAGGAGACCAAGTGTGCTGAGAAGGCGCTACCCGCCGAGATCACCTCCATGGAGGAGTACCCACACAAGTACTGGGCCGGCTCAGAGGAAAAGGAGGGCTACAGCGGCGTGGCCATGCTCTGTAAAACGGAGCCCGTCAACATCACATACGGCATCG GCAAAGAGGAACATGACAAGGAGGGCCGAGTCATCACCGCAGAGTTCCCCGCCTTCTTCCTGGTCACGGCCTATGTGCCCAATGCTGGGCGAGGCCTGGTGCGCCTGGACTACCGCAAAACCTGGGACGTGGATTTCCGCGCCTACCTGAGCGAGCTGGACAAGCGCAAGCCGCTGGTGCTGTGCGGCGACCTGAACGTGGCCCACGAGGAGATCGACCTCAAGAACTCCAAGGGGAACAAGAAGAACGCCGGCTTCACCGCCGAGGAGCGCGAGGGCTTCAGCCAGCTGCTGGCAGCCGGTTTCACCGACAGCTTCCGCCATCTCTACCCTGAGCAGGCCAACGCGTACACCTTCTGGACCTACATGATGAACGCCCGCGCCAAGAACGTGGGTTGGCGGCTTGACTACTTCCTGCTGTCGGCCGGCCTGGTGCCAGGTCTGTGTGACAGCAAGATCCGCAACAAGGCACTGGGAAGCGACCACTGTCCCGTTACTCTGCACATAGCGGTGTAG